GTAGCGGCGGCTGGCGCGGCTGAGGATGGTCGACATGGGCTGCTACGGGCGGAGGAGAGAGTCGAGAGTCTTGGGAAGACTCCGGATCGGGGCTCCTAGGTCAGTCTTCCTGTGGGTCGGGGGGAGTCCCGGAGCTGACCTCGACGGAACGTTCCACCAGGGCACCGTCGGCGATGGTCAGCACCCGATCCGCCACTCCCACCGCCTCTCGGCTATGGGTCACCATCACCATGGTCTTGCCGGCGCGGCGGGTGAGACGGTCGAGGAGATTCAGGACTTCCTGGCCGGTTTCGTGATCGAGGTTGCCGGTGGGCTCGTCGGCGAGGACCAGGAGCGGGTCGTGGGCCAGGGCCCGGGCCACCGCCACACGCTGCTGCTCGCCGCCGGAGAGGCGGTCGGGAAAGCTCTCGGCGCGATCCCCCAGTCCCACCTCCGCCAGAAGCTCGAGGGCGGCGTCGCGGTCCGACGGCGCGGTTCTGCCCTTGAGCTCCAGCGGCAGGAGGAGATTCTCCTCCACCGTCAGCGTCGGAATGAGGTTGAAAAACTGGAAGACGAAGCCGACATGGTCGCGGCGGAAGCGGGTTCGCTCCTCTTCGTCCAGGGCGCCCAGGGAAACGCCCTGCACCAAGACCTCGCCGGCGCTGGGAAGGTCGATGCCCCCGAGGAGATTGAGCAGGGTGGACTTACCCGACCCGCTCTTGCCCAGAAGCACCACCAACTCTCCCTCGCCGATGACGCCGTCGACGGAGTCCAAGAGTCGGCGCTCGCGGCCGCCTTCGCGGAAGATCTTGGTCAGGCCGCGGAGCTGGACCAGCGGTGGAGGAGTCGTGGCTTCGGTCATGGGATCGGTGCGAAAGGCGTGGGCTTGGCGATGAGGAGTGATGGGAACTCCGGCTCCGGCACCGTTTCGATGCCGGAGCCAGCGCTTTTGCAGGACAGCAGTGTAATGGAGCAGTGCCCGCGGTGGGGTCCTGTCCAGGCTGCCAAGACTCGAGCTCTTAGGACTCGGCTGAAGGTGAGTGCGGTGAGCTGCGGGTTTGACGGAGTGCTGCCAGGGCCTTCAGGGTCGCCTCGTTGCTCTCCCGCAACCCAACGGTGAGAT
The DNA window shown above is from Acidobacteriota bacterium and carries:
- a CDS encoding ABC transporter ATP-binding protein, with protein sequence MTEATTPPPLVQLRGLTKIFREGGRERRLLDSVDGVIGEGELVVLLGKSGSGKSTLLNLLGGIDLPSAGEVLVQGVSLGALDEEERTRFRRDHVGFVFQFFNLIPTLTVEENLLLPLELKGRTAPSDRDAALELLAEVGLGDRAESFPDRLSGGEQQRVAVARALAHDPLLVLADEPTGNLDHETGQEVLNLLDRLTRRAGKTMVMVTHSREAVGVADRVLTIADGALVERSVEVSSGTPPDPQED